The segment TTTCAAGGTGAAATCGGAAAAATCGTGGCGAGACTTGAGGCTGTTGGGACGATCTTTCAACAAACTCAAACCCACATTTTAGAAATGGAAATCCTACTCGAAGCGGTATGGAACGACTCTGCTCAGTTAAATAGCGAATTAACGGCTACTCTCCTGCAACAAACGGCTGAGCTACAGCAACTTACCGGTAATATTTTGAACGAAACTAACGCCCATGTTTCCCAGATGCATAGTGAGGAACACCGCGCATTAACGCGTCTCTACGGGTTGGTGCTGTTGCTTATCGTCTTGTTAATGTTTTCAGGCGGTATGCTGGTTCGCGCGCTGATTATAGAAGGGCGCTCCAGCTATAGTAAGGCCCAGGCGTTAGAAACCAAGGGCCAAGAGCTAAATGAGGTAGCCAAACGAGCAGAGAAGGCGAGCCTAGCAAAATCAGAGTTTATGGCGGTGATGAGTCATGAAATTCGTACACCGTTAAATGGCGTAGTGGGCATGGCGGATTTGTTAAGCGAGGAAGTGAAAACAACAAGTGCGAAGACTTATCTAGCCGCCCTTAAGCGCAGTGCTGAGAGTCTGAGAGCTGTAATTAACGATATTCTTGATTACACTAAAATCGAATCTGGGCGCCTTGATCTGGATGTTCAGCCGTTTGATCTCCATCAGTGCATCGACCAGCTTTGTGAAAGCTATACCCTCCGCGAACCGAAGGCAAAGGTCGCCTTTAGTTACACGATCGATCCGGCACTGCCTCGATATGTGTTGGGAGACATCGCGCGTCTACGCCAAGTCATGATGAACTTAATCAATAATGCCTTGAAGTTCACGGAAGAGGGATTCGTTAAGTGCCAGGTAAAGCTTCTTGGGGACGATAATATTTTAGTGGAGGTGCATGATACTGGCTGTGGTATTGCGGAAGCGGATCAAGGGCAGCTCTTCTCGGCTTTCTCGCAAGTGGATACCTCAATGGCGCGTCGTCACGAAGGCACAGGTCTTGGGCTCGCAATTTGTAAACGCTTGGTCGATGCCATGCAGGGTGAAATAGGTGTTAACAGCCAACTGGGGCTAGGTAGTCGGTTCTGGTTCACCGTCAGCCTACCGGAAACCGAACCTTTGGCCATTTATCAAAGCGGTGAACACCCGCCAGCAATGGCCCCCCATCATATTTTGGTGGTAGAAGATAATCCGCTAAATCAAACGGTGGCTCGCGTTATGCTTGAGCGCCTTGGCCAGCAAGTGACGGTTGCAGATAACGGCCAGGAAGCGCTTGAGCAGTTGAAAGCTGAGCATGGTCGTTTTGATTTGGTGTTAATGGATATGCAGATGCCTAAGCTGGATGGCACGGAAACCACGCAACGCTGGCGCGATTATGAAGCTGTGCATCAACTGCCTAAGCTGCCCATCGTGGCAATGACCGCCAATGTGATGCCAGAGCATCGTAAGCGCTGCATGCAAAGTGGCATGGACGATATGATTCATAAGCCTTTTACACGCGATGAGTTACATCAGGTGGTCTGCCGCTATCTTTTAAACGACGACAGTATTGATTTTGTCAGCATTCACGCTATTGCTCCTACTAAAAAACCTGAATCGCTGGGCGATAGCGTTGGGGCAGTTCAAGTGCTCGATCAGCGTATCTGCGAAGAACTGCAAAGCACATTTGAGCCCAAGGCATTGGATACGCTGCTGACCACCTTTTTAACGCGGCTTGGTGAGCGTATCGCTCGCCTGAATACCTACTGGCAGCTAGAGAATCGACAAGCCTTGTGTCAAGAAGCCCATTCACTAAAGGGCGCCGCTTCTTCTCTAGGCTGTGCCGCGATTGCTGAGCAAGCAAGCCAATTGGAGCAAGCAGCGCTAAAAGCCCCACTTAGCGAATTGACGGTCTATCTGGAGCGTTTAGTTGCTCTTGAGGCCATTACTCAGCTGGCTTTGGAGCAAGAGAGTATGCTCGTTTGATGGATTGTTGGTGCGGAAGGTGAGTATTCGTGCATCCAGGTGTTGAAAGCATCGGCGGTTAACGGGTGAGCAATACAGTAGCCTTGTCCAACCGCGCACCCAGCTTCAACAAGTTGGGTGAACTGCGCCTGCGTTTCGATGCCTTCGGCGACTACAGTCAGCCCTAGGCGTTTGCCTAAGTCGATAATCGACTCTGTTATCACCAATGCTTCCTTGTCCCGATCGATCAGTGAGACAAAGCTGCGGTCAATTTTGAGCTCGCTGAAAGGCAACCGGTAGAGCTGTGTCAGAGAGGAGTGACCGGTACCAAAATCATCTAACGCCAATGTACAGCCCCGTTGTCGCAACGCTTTAAGTACGTAACAAGCGTAACCCAAACACTCAACCCCCGCCGTTTCAGTTAATTCCAGGGTAATCTTGCTAAGAACAGCATGATGCTCTTGGGTGAGTTGATCAAATGCTTCGAGTACACCTTCTGCTTGAATAAAGGCCGCCGGTATATTAATCGAAACATTTAAGTCCCATCCTTGTGATAGCCATTGGGCTTGCTGCTTGAGGGCAAGCTCAATAACGGACCATGTGAGTGGAAGCATCAGGCCGTTTTGCTCTGCTAGAGGGATAAAGCTGTCGGGGTATAGCACGCCGCGTTGAGGGTCTTGCCAGCGAACCAGCGCTTCAACGCCAATAACCTGACCGTGTTGGGTGCCTTGCTGGAGGTTTATTTGGGGTTGAAAAGCTAGAAATAGCTGTTGTTCACGTATGGCCTTCGCCAATTCATCGCCCCTAGGCGCTTTGGGCGCTTTTTTTAATGGCCTAAGGAATGTCGTTAGGCCGGTGAGGAGATTGGATTTAGATAGGAAACCTAACATTTTCAAGCCTTTTGCTTCACCTGCTGCAAGAGCATGCGCAGCAGTTTCTTCCGTACAACTGCTAATTAATAAAATTGAAGCGTTTAAGCGTAAATCATACAGATATTCCAGAATATCAAGACTCGTAAACTCACCTAGCCCGATATCAAGCAATATCAGCTCGACATTGAGCAGGTCAGGTTGGCGCACCAGTTCGCCAAAACTGCTTGCCGTCATCACCTGGTAACCGTGCTGGCGTAATAGCATTCTGACCAAGAGTTGGACGTTACAATCATCGTCAATAATTAAAGCATCAGACAGCATACGTGTACCTTTGATGATTACGATGAGCGTCTGTGGTTAGACAAAGCGCTTGTTGAGATGAATAATCATTATATAAGCTGGTAACAACACTTCCTTGGACTCAGCGTAAGCCCAAGGAAGCATAGAAAACTAAGGGAGGTTGCTTAGAACGACTCCCACTCAGGTTGCTGGGGAGTCGCTAGTCTACGTGGAGTCGCAGGCAAGGGCTTATTAGCTGCGGGGGCAAGTGCTGCTTGGCCAAGAGTTGGTTGCTCGTTAGCATTGCTGAGCTTGAAGGCTCCTACTAGTGCACCCAATCGGTCGGCTTGCTCTCTTAGCTCCGCCGCCGCAGCGCTGGACTCTTCCACCATGGAGGCGTTGTGTTGGGTCATGCTATCCAGCTCGTTGACTGCATCGTTGACTTGCCCGATGCCCACACTCTGCTCTTTCGCACCGGCGCTAATTTCGGCAATCACGCCGGCCACACGTTCAATGCTTTTTACCATCTCCTGCATGGTTACGCCGGTTTGTTTCACCTGGTCAACGCCTGCCTTTGTACGGCTTAAGGAGGTATTGATCAAAGTGGCGATGTTTTTAGAGGCATCACTGGAGCGGCTGGCCAATATCCGTACCTCTTGCGCGACCACCGCAAAGCCTCGGCCATGCTCCCCTGCTCGTGCAGCTTCTACCGACGCATTCAGCGCCAGGATATTGGTTTGGAAAGCGATGCTATCAATTAGGCTAACGATGTTGCTGATTTCAGAGGAAGAGTCGTTAATTGTATCCATGGTCTGCTCAACACTGTGCATGGAGTGCAAACCCTGTTGAGCAAGATCGCGGGTTGAAAGTGCCAGTTGATCAGCCTGCTGGGCTGAGTCAGAGGCGTTGCTGACCACTGCCGCGATTTGCTCCATCGACGCAGACGTTTGCTGTAAGTTCGCAGCGGCTTGCTCGGTGCGTGCTGCAAGTTCTTGACTGCCTTTAGCAATTTCACTTGAGGCATGCTGAAGGCTCACTGTACTGCTGCTAACTGACTGAAGTGTATCGTCGATACGTTTAATGAAGGCATTGAACTGTTGTGCCAATTCACCAATTTCATCGC is part of the Halomonas alkaliantarctica genome and harbors:
- a CDS encoding response regulator yields the protein MLALLKFYFSRSTRVATFSAILFFLSALTTGGIIYSRQHVLENRLLENLLWAGYQFDREVRELRLSLFETGAGKATVDDVLMRFEILFSRQSLFFQGEIGKIVARLEAVGTIFQQTQTHILEMEILLEAVWNDSAQLNSELTATLLQQTAELQQLTGNILNETNAHVSQMHSEEHRALTRLYGLVLLLIVLLMFSGGMLVRALIIEGRSSYSKAQALETKGQELNEVAKRAEKASLAKSEFMAVMSHEIRTPLNGVVGMADLLSEEVKTTSAKTYLAALKRSAESLRAVINDILDYTKIESGRLDLDVQPFDLHQCIDQLCESYTLREPKAKVAFSYTIDPALPRYVLGDIARLRQVMMNLINNALKFTEEGFVKCQVKLLGDDNILVEVHDTGCGIAEADQGQLFSAFSQVDTSMARRHEGTGLGLAICKRLVDAMQGEIGVNSQLGLGSRFWFTVSLPETEPLAIYQSGEHPPAMAPHHILVVEDNPLNQTVARVMLERLGQQVTVADNGQEALEQLKAEHGRFDLVLMDMQMPKLDGTETTQRWRDYEAVHQLPKLPIVAMTANVMPEHRKRCMQSGMDDMIHKPFTRDELHQVVCRYLLNDDSIDFVSIHAIAPTKKPESLGDSVGAVQVLDQRICEELQSTFEPKALDTLLTTFLTRLGERIARLNTYWQLENRQALCQEAHSLKGAASSLGCAAIAEQASQLEQAALKAPLSELTVYLERLVALEAITQLALEQESMLV
- a CDS encoding EAL domain-containing response regulator is translated as MLSDALIIDDDCNVQLLVRMLLRQHGYQVMTASSFGELVRQPDLLNVELILLDIGLGEFTSLDILEYLYDLRLNASILLISSCTEETAAHALAAGEAKGLKMLGFLSKSNLLTGLTTFLRPLKKAPKAPRGDELAKAIREQQLFLAFQPQINLQQGTQHGQVIGVEALVRWQDPQRGVLYPDSFIPLAEQNGLMLPLTWSVIELALKQQAQWLSQGWDLNVSINIPAAFIQAEGVLEAFDQLTQEHHAVLSKITLELTETAGVECLGYACYVLKALRQRGCTLALDDFGTGHSSLTQLYRLPFSELKIDRSFVSLIDRDKEALVITESIIDLGKRLGLTVVAEGIETQAQFTQLVEAGCAVGQGYCIAHPLTADAFNTWMHEYSPSAPTIHQTSILSCSKAS
- a CDS encoding methyl-accepting chemotaxis protein, producing the protein MNRLHQIKVKYALAFISVALALLAIVIADALLVNKVKDRLDTFIKNYIPASSTVLNADRDLYQARVAEIEYLLADPDTERASELIAEFEENSQQAYDRMQRYAEYMQNYPELTTQLANFEMLYSDWQEEATRVFELHQSGNSAAAFTILSGSSLANFSALRDVYDVSGVNVETAIYQAEAAVVNRIQVQQTSTIIISLVIFIAATLIALLGPLMMSRAIRQISGRIKEITEGDGDLTARIENNRRDEIGELAQQFNAFIKRIDDTLQSVSSSTVSLQHASSEIAKGSQELAARTEQAAANLQQTSASMEQIAAVVSNASDSAQQADQLALSTRDLAQQGLHSMHSVEQTMDTINDSSSEISNIVSLIDSIAFQTNILALNASVEAARAGEHGRGFAVVAQEVRILASRSSDASKNIATLINTSLSRTKAGVDQVKQTGVTMQEMVKSIERVAGVIAEISAGAKEQSVGIGQVNDAVNELDSMTQHNASMVEESSAAAAELREQADRLGALVGAFKLSNANEQPTLGQAALAPAANKPLPATPRRLATPQQPEWESF